In Paenibacillus sp. FSL R7-0345, a single window of DNA contains:
- a CDS encoding sigma-70 family RNA polymerase sigma factor — MKRLELNGLKSEFKVELRYKLKNGLEEKLKPAEAMDEDQLREIMSLYGNDIWNYIYYLTKNMEQADDLTQEVFVKCFYRIGTYKGTSSLKSWLLTVARNTVFTYRKSRFFRTGLWGEVQSITPAARDYHGAETEAEKLLGTTRSAEMEYMGNQQTRDIWSIIMKLPDKLREVLVLDLKAGLSINEIAALTELPPGTVKSRLHRARRKVQDKLRGLQ, encoded by the coding sequence GTGAAGCGCTTGGAACTAAACGGGCTGAAGAGTGAGTTCAAGGTTGAGCTAAGGTATAAGCTGAAGAATGGGCTGGAGGAGAAGCTCAAACCCGCTGAAGCGATGGATGAAGACCAGCTGCGGGAGATTATGAGCCTGTACGGCAATGATATCTGGAATTATATCTACTATTTAACTAAAAACATGGAGCAGGCGGATGATCTGACGCAGGAGGTATTTGTAAAATGCTTCTACCGGATCGGCACGTATAAGGGAACATCCAGCCTGAAGTCCTGGCTGTTAACGGTTGCGCGGAACACGGTGTTCACGTACCGTAAGTCGCGTTTCTTCCGCACCGGCCTGTGGGGAGAAGTGCAGAGCATTACGCCGGCGGCCCGGGATTACCACGGAGCGGAGACAGAAGCGGAAAAGCTGCTAGGCACAACACGCTCGGCAGAGATGGAGTACATGGGTAACCAGCAGACGCGGGACATCTGGAGCATTATTATGAAGCTGCCGGATAAGCTGCGGGAGGTGCTTGTGCTGGATCTGAAGGCCGGGCTGTCCATCAATGAAATTGCCGCTCTGACTGAGCTGCCGCCGGGAACCGTCAAATCGCGGCTGCACCGGGCACGCCGCAAAGTCCAGGATAAACTAAGGGGGTTACAATAA
- a CDS encoding ABC-2 transporter permease, protein MYNSFHLIRKDFIIVQKFILLLIPYYLVMGFTNFDNYTVFALLPAMLLLINSCTMDVQHNNQKFLVSLPVPRQQIVLAKYLAMLPYSILSYACTVLLYLVAFSAGRTTDPLAWRELLLCIAGFPLLASFYLPLHYWLGRKGTQVVNMVFIMLIMLNFAAIKQLMEWFPGLAEWVSNGSTDSPLVPVIADLGYVLILFCSYLISLRVFTAKDI, encoded by the coding sequence GTGTATAATTCATTCCATCTCATCCGCAAAGACTTCATTATTGTGCAAAAGTTTATCCTGTTGCTGATCCCGTACTATCTGGTCATGGGCTTTACGAACTTTGATAATTACACTGTGTTCGCCCTGCTTCCGGCCATGCTGCTCCTGATCAATTCCTGCACAATGGATGTGCAGCATAATAACCAGAAGTTCCTGGTCAGTCTGCCTGTTCCGAGACAGCAGATTGTGCTGGCCAAATATCTGGCGATGCTCCCTTACTCGATCCTCAGCTACGCCTGCACTGTACTGCTCTATCTGGTCGCCTTCTCAGCCGGCCGGACTACCGATCCGCTTGCCTGGAGAGAGCTGCTGCTCTGCATCGCCGGTTTTCCGCTCTTGGCCTCCTTCTATCTTCCGCTTCATTACTGGCTGGGCCGCAAAGGAACGCAGGTGGTCAATATGGTGTTTATCATGCTGATTATGCTTAATTTCGCTGCGATAAAACAGCTGATGGAATGGTTTCCCGGACTGGCAGAATGGGTGAGCAACGGCAGTACAGACAGTCCGCTGGTGCCGGTTATTGCCGACCTCGGTTATGTGCTGATTCTATTCTGCTCTTATCTGATCTCGCTGCGGGTGTTCACTGCCAAGGATATTTAG
- a CDS encoding ABC transporter ATP-binding protein: MSDCIRLEHVHKSYGAFALQDISLGIKEGYITGLIGPNGAGKTTLIQMIMGMVRPDRGDVQLFGGQNKEQESAVKERIGYVSDENIYYEQLTVKQMKKVIAPFYSRWDEDTYVKYQELFRLSPGKKIKDLSKGMKIKFSLAIALSHGADLLIMDEPTSGLDPVFRRELLDLLTEHIQDEKKSILFSTHNTTDLDRIADYIVFVNDGRIVFNEMKEALAEKYLLVKGGKELLDRDTRRLFLGLRESAHGFEGLMGNRAEGERYFKDTGICETPTLEEIMYFSVKGSDLRV, translated from the coding sequence ATGAGCGATTGTATCAGGCTGGAGCATGTACATAAGAGCTATGGGGCTTTTGCGCTGCAGGACATTTCGCTGGGCATCAAGGAAGGCTATATTACCGGACTGATCGGCCCCAACGGCGCTGGCAAAACCACGCTGATCCAGATGATTATGGGCATGGTCCGCCCGGACCGGGGGGACGTTCAGTTATTTGGCGGGCAGAATAAAGAGCAGGAGTCAGCGGTCAAGGAACGGATCGGCTATGTATCGGACGAGAATATTTACTACGAGCAGCTTACGGTCAAGCAGATGAAAAAGGTGATCGCCCCCTTCTACAGCCGCTGGGATGAGGATACATATGTGAAGTACCAGGAATTGTTCAGGCTGTCTCCGGGCAAGAAGATTAAGGATCTGTCCAAGGGGATGAAAATCAAATTTTCGCTCGCCATCGCTTTATCCCACGGTGCTGATCTGCTTATTATGGACGAACCTACGTCAGGGCTTGACCCGGTGTTCCGGCGGGAGCTGCTGGATCTGTTAACCGAACACATCCAGGACGAGAAAAAATCCATTCTCTTCTCCACCCATAACACCACCGATCTCGACCGGATCGCCGATTATATTGTGTTTGTGAATGACGGACGGATTGTGTTCAATGAGATGAAGGAAGCGCTGGCGGAAAAGTATCTGCTCGTCAAAGGCGGCAAAGAGCTGCTCGACCGCGACACCCGCCGTCTGTTCCTGGGACTTCGCGAGAGCGCACACGGCTTTGAAGGGCTGATGGGCAACCGTGCGGAGGGCGAGCGTTACTTTAAGGATACGGGGATCTGCGAGACGCCAACGCTGGAGGAAATTATGTATTTCTCGGTAAAAGGGAGCGATCTGCGTGTATAA
- a CDS encoding GntR family transcriptional regulator — protein MNILISSTSGEPIYAQIVTQVRQLILQGELGAGTPLPSIRQLAKELQISVITTKRAYEELEREGLINSIVGKGSFVSGADQEFIKEQRLRILELKLKEVIEESRQLGLSYAELAEMLKLIYEEEQE, from the coding sequence ATGAACATTTTGATATCAAGTACATCAGGAGAGCCGATCTATGCCCAGATTGTGACGCAGGTCAGGCAGCTGATTCTGCAGGGGGAGCTGGGAGCGGGGACGCCTCTGCCGTCCATCCGCCAGCTGGCCAAGGAGCTGCAGATCAGTGTGATTACGACCAAACGGGCTTATGAGGAGCTGGAGCGGGAGGGTCTGATTAACTCGATCGTAGGGAAGGGCTCTTTTGTGTCCGGGGCGGATCAGGAATTCATTAAGGAGCAGCGGCTGCGGATCTTGGAGCTGAAGCTGAAGGAAGTCATTGAGGAGAGCAGGCAGCTGGGGCTGTCTTATGCAGAACTGGCAGAGATGCTGAAACTTATCTACGAGGAGGAGCAGGAATGA